The window TAGCCGTCGTGGCGTGCGTGTTACGCGCCGCGATCGCGGTATCGTCCGGCCATGAGCGCGATCGACTACCTCCTGGACTCCGACCCGGCCATCCGCTGGCAGGTTCTGCGGGATCTGACGGATGCCGCGCCGGCAGAGGTGGCCGCCGAACGTGGCCGGGTGGCCACCGAGGGGTGGGGTGCACGGCTACTCGCCGAGCAGGGCGAGGACGGACTGTGGGACGGGGGCACCTATCGGCCCGGCTGGGTGGACGAGAGCCGCCCGTTCTACGACGCCTGGTCCGCCACGCACCCGTCGCTGGAGCTGCTGCGCGCGTTCGGCCCCGACCCGGCGGCGCCGGAGGTGGTGCGCGCGATCACCCGGGTCCGCGAGAACGTCCGCTGGGAGAACGAGGGACAGCCGTACTTCGCGGGCGAGGTCGAGCCGTGCATCAACGGCGGTGCGCTGGCCAATGCCGCCTTCTTCGGGCAGGACGGTCGCTCGATCGTCGAGACGCTGCTGTCCGGTCAGCTGGCCGATGGCGGCTGGAACTGCTGGGACGAGGACGGCACGAGCCGTTCGTCCTTCCACTCCACGATCTGCGCGCTCGAAGGTCTGTGGGCGTGGGAGCAGGCGGGCGCCGGATCGGGCGCCGCGACCGCTGCCCGGCTGCGCGGCGAGGAGTACCTGCTGGAGCGTCGCCTCCTGCGACGCGTCTCCACCGGGGAGCTCATCGACCCCCGCTTCGCGATGCCGTCCTTCCCCACCCGCTGGTACTACGACGTGCTGCGGGCTCTCGACTACTTGCGGTCGGCACGGCCGGATCGCGACGACCGCTGTGCGGAGGCGATCGACCTGGTCCGTGCGAAGATGCTCCCCTTCGGGATGTGGAAGCTCGAGCTGATCCATCAGGGCCCCACGCTGTTCGATCTCGACGACGAGAACGAGGGATTCCCGAGCCGCTGGGTGACGCTGCGCGCGCTACGGGTGCTGCGGTGGTGGGACGGCGCCTGAGTCGCGGACTATGCGGCGCCGAACGGGCGCACCTCGTAGGTCGCGCCGTGCTGGCCGGCCAGGGCCATCGGAGCACCGTCGACGGACTGCACGAAGCGCCGATCGGTCTCGAGCGCGGGCGGCACGAAGGCGTCGACGGAGGGCAGCGTCCCCGACGACTCGTTCGAGATCCACACGACACCGCCGCCGCGGACGGCGCGCACCTCGTCCACCAACTCGACGAAGCGCCGTCTCTCGTCAACGTCGAGGTACAGCAGCACGGCGCTGTGGAAGATCACCAGGGTGGCATCCGCCGGCGCCGAGGCCGCCACCTCGGGCAGTGTCTCCAGCAGATTCCCGCGGACGATTCCGGGCGGATCGGCCGCCGCGATCTCTGCCGCTGCGCGGAGTCGCGCGACGCGGCCGGCGTGGTCGGGACCGGGCCACACCAGGGTCGCGAGCCAGCCGATCGCGTCGGGATCGGCGGCATCGATAGGCGCCAGATCGATGCCGCGGCGCCAGATGACGTCGGGGAGGCGCTCGGGGACGGCCGCGGCGTCGTCAATGCGACAGGGAACCACGACCGGGGAGTCGCCGAGCCGATGCGCGCCATCCGGTGCGGTGTACTCGTAGGCGTAGCGGTCGGGGAACAGGCACAGCCCGGCGGCGGTGCCGACCTCGAGCAGGGCGAGGGGGCCGGGGATCGCGGCCAGTTGCGGCAGCAGGGTCGCACACCGG is drawn from Microbacterium sp. zg-B96 and contains these coding sequences:
- a CDS encoding DUF2332 domain-containing protein: MTERIAAAYDDFGRRWAHGTSPLYEEWSTGIAGDREVLARLAALPAPVRQPNRIFAAARRAGSPLTGYPQWREWLAANWDRVVEVAAVRTTQANEPARCATLLPQLAAIPGPLALLEVGTAAGLCLFPDRYAYEYTAPDGAHRLGDSPVVVPCRIDDAAAVPERLPDVIWRRGIDLAPIDAADPDAIGWLATLVWPGPDHAGRVARLRAAAEIAAADPPGIVRGNLLETLPEVAASAPADATLVIFHSAVLLYLDVDERRRFVELVDEVRAVRGGGVVWISNESSGTLPSVDAFVPPALETDRRFVQSVDGAPMALAGQHGATYEVRPFGAA